Proteins encoded together in one Epinephelus lanceolatus isolate andai-2023 chromosome 4, ASM4190304v1, whole genome shotgun sequence window:
- the LOC117259852 gene encoding trace amine-associated receptor 13c-like, which translates to MSLSLSQEQYCFPGSNASCIKAHFSVGTKVALYVLFVLGMLVTILGNSVVIVSISHFKQLHNPTNMLILSLGLADLLVGTIVMPFSAIRTIHGCWFYGDDFCLLHSSFDMFLTSVSIFHLICIAVDRQQAICNPLHYSRNITMPVAWVMVFASWVLAAVYSFGLLYSKANITGLEDYIASINCLGSCNLLFNSLWGILDSITAFFFPCTLMVCLYTKVFIVAKEHVRKTGDMSNCSNDRAKGGLIKQSEHKAAKTLGIVLGAFIFCWMPFFVNSITDAYTGFSTPAAIFEVSVWLGYFNSSLNPIIYAFFYPWFKKCFYLIVNLKIFKPHSSTMKVHSLTHI; encoded by the coding sequence ATGAGTTTAAGCCTTTCTCAAGAACAGTACTGTTTTCCAGGCTCTAACGCCTCGTGTATTAAGGCACATTTCAGTGTGGGGACCAAAGTTGCCCTctatgtgttgtttgttttaggcATGCTGGTTACCATTTTAGGGAACTCTGTTGTCATTGTGTCTATAAGTCATTTCAAGCAGTTGCATAATCCTACCAATATGCTTATTTTATCTCTTGGTCTTGCGGACCTTCTTGTTGGTACTATTGTGATGCCCTTTAGCGCCATCCGGACCATTCATGGCTGCTGGTTCTATGGTGATGACTTCTGTCTGCTGCACTCCAGTTTTGATATGTTTCTTACTAGTGTCTCTATCTTTCATCTAATTTGCATTGCTGTAGACAGACAACAAGCAATATGCAATCCTCTGCATTATTCTAGGAATATCACCATGCCAGTTGCCTGGGTTATGGTATTTGCCAGCTGGGTACTGGCTGCTGTTTACTCTTTTGGACTCCTTTACTCAAAGGCCAACATCACAGGTTTAGAGGATTATATTGCGTCAATAAACTGTCTAGGCAGCTGTAACCTTCTCTTTAACTCCCTTTGGGGAATCCTGGACAGTATCACTGCCTTTTTCTTTCCCTGCACTTTGATGGTTTGTCTGTACACTAAAGTATTTATCGTGGCTAAAGAGCATGTAAGAAAAACTGGAGATATGAGCAATTGTTCAAATGACAGAGCAAAAGGGGGGTTGATAAAACAGTCTGAGCACAAGGCTGCTAAGACTCTGGGTATTGTGCTTGGTGCATTCATCTTTTGTTGGATGCCCTTTTTTGTGAATTCTATTACTGATGCCTATACTGGCTTCAGTACACCTGCTGCTATCTTTGAAGTTTCAGTTTGGTTGGGTTACTTCAATTCAAGTTTAAACCCCATTATTTATGCCTTCTTTTATCCTTGGtttaagaaatgtttttatCTCATTGTGaatctgaaaatatttaaacctcattcatccaccatgaAGGTGCATAGCCTGACACACATATGA
- the LOC144462805 gene encoding trace amine-associated receptor 1-like produces MLVEELQTAGCYCTSVNSSPPAETILISTVSTISITLYMILGVTVILTVCGNLLVTISITYFKQLHTPTNYLIASLAVSDLLLGLLVMFPSMIQCVETCWYFGDVFCKVYLSSDVMLCTTSILNLSFISLDRHYAICHPLLYKRKISVNVVLVMILLSWGISALIGFGMIFLKLNLWGIEEFYYQHIACEGGCVLFQSGLSSTVSSVLSFYIPGILMLGVYLKIFLVAQRQLHSIQNASCMSSARMSNTSQTKATKTLAIIMGAFLSFWTPFFVCNIIDPFISYSIPPALFGTLVWVGYLNSTVNPVIYAFFYSWFRKAFQLFTSGKTFKSDMSEATLFTE; encoded by the exons atgttagttgaagagctgcagacagcagGCTGTTACTGCACCTCTgtaaacagctcacctccagcag AGACTATTTTGATTAGCACCGTCTCAACAATAA GCATCACCCTCTATATGATTCTAGGGGTCACAGTCATCCTAACAGTGTGTGGAAACCTTTTGGTCACTATCTCAATTACCTATTTTAAGCAGCTCCATACTCCAACCAATTACCTGATTGCCTCTCTGGCTGTGTCCGACCTTCTTTTAGGTCTGTTAGTCATGTTCCCTAGTATGATTCAATGTGTAGAGACTTGCTGGTATTTTGGTGATGTCTTTTGTAAAGTCTACTTGAGTTCTGATGTCATGTTGTGTACAACATCAATTCTAAATCTGTCATTCATATCACTTGACCGACACTATGCTATTTGCCATCCTTTACTATAcaagagaaaaatatctgttaatGTTGTGTTGGTCATGATTCTGCTCAGTTGGGGTATTTCAGCTCTCATAGGCTTTGGAATGATTTTTCTGAAATTAAATCTTTGGGGGATTGAGGAGTTCTACTATCAACACATTGCGTGTGAAGGTGGATGTGTTTTGTTTCAGAGTGGACTGTCGAGTACTGTCTCATCAGTACTTTCCTTTTATATTCCAGGAATACTAATGCTGGGTGTTTATCTTAAGATTTTTCTAGTGGCACAAAGGCAGTTACACAGCATACAGAATGCAAGCTGTATGAGCTCAGCAAGAATGTCAAATACCAGCCAGACAAAAGCCACTAAAACACTTGCTATCATAATGGGGGCATTTCTTTCCTTTTGgactcctttttttgtttgtaacaTCATTGACCCCTTTATCAGTTACTCAATACCTCCAGCACTGTTTGGAACACTTGTCTGGGTGGGCTACTTGAACTCTACTGTGAACCCtgtaatatatgcatttttttatAGTTGGTTCAGAAAAGCATTTCAATTATTCACTTCAGGTAAGACCTTTAAATCTGACATGTCAGAGGCAACACTTTTCACAGAATAA